One stretch of Cottoperca gobio chromosome 18, fCotGob3.1, whole genome shotgun sequence DNA includes these proteins:
- the LOC115023548 gene encoding protein phosphatase methylesterase 1-like, translated as MWEESFDTETEVGGEPDYSPVSWREYFDQMEDVSVGTADSRDVFRIYKAGSAGPVLVLLHGGGHSALSWAVFTKAIASRVTCRVLAIDLRGHGETLVHQSDDFSTQTMSSDIANVIGVCYGEAPPPIVLIGHGVGGAIAVHTASNMLLPTTVGLVAIDVVEGSATEALHRIQNFLKGRPKSFKSLDHGIEWSVRSGQIRNLESARVSMVGQIKRCEVEEADAVEEASPASDVVVEGNKELSDQSHVNDKESAASEVSLSEGQSVYMWRINLSKSEKYWNGWFRGTSNLFLACNLPKLLLLAGIDKLDRELSIGQMQGKFMMQVLPPCGHAVQEDKPEKVADAVASFLLRHKFAEAIKETRSTNSFTR; from the exons ATGTGGGAGGAGAGCTTCGATACAGAGAC TGAGGTTGGCGGTGAGCCGGACTACTCGCCGGTGTCGTGGCGGGAGTATTTTGACCAGATGGAGGATGTGAGCGTGGGGACGGCCGACAGCAGGGACGTCTTCAGGATTTATAAAGCAGGAAGTGCTGGACctgtgctggtgctgctgcacGGAGGAGGACACTCGGCGCTGTCCTGGGCCGTCTTCACC AAAGCCATCGCCAGCAGAGTGACCTGCAGGGTACTCGCCATAGACCTCAGGGGTCACG GTGAAACCCTGGTCCACCAATCAGACGATTTCTCAACTCAAACCATGTCCAG cgaTATAGCCAATGTGATTGGAGTCTGCTACGGTGAAGCTCCTCCCCCCATCGTCCTGATTGGCCACGGCGTTGGCGGGGCGATCGCAGTGCACACAGCCAGTAACATGCTGCTCCCGACCACTGTGGGCCTGGTGGCCATCGACGTCGTGGAAG GCAGTGCGACGGAGGCTCTCCACAGAATACAGAACTTCCTGAAGGGAAGACCTAAGTCCTTCAAGTCCTTGGACCACGGCATCGAGTGGAG CGTCAGGAGCGGGCAGATCAGGAACCTGGAATCTGCCAGAGTGTCAATGGTTGGTCAGATCAAAAG ATGTGAGGTGGAGGAGGCCGACGCCGTGGAGGAAGCCAGCCCTGCGTCCGACGTGGTCGTCGAGGGTAACAAAGAACTTTCCGATCAGAGCCACGTCAACGACAAAGAAAGCGCCGCCTCAGAGGTCAGCCTCAGCGAAGGCCAG agTGTGTACATGTGGCGCATAAACCTGTCGAAGTCAGAAAAGTACTGGAACGGCTGGTTCAGAGGAACCTCCAACCTCTTCCTGGCTTGCAACCTGCCCAAACTTCTGCTGTTGGCCG GAATCGACAAGCTGGACAGAGAACTGAGTATCGGACAGATGCAAG GTAAATTCATGATGCAGGTGCTGCCCCCCTGTGGACACGCAGTGCAAGAAGACAAACCAGAAAAG GTGGCGGACGCTGTGGCCTCCTTCCTGTTGAGGCACAAGTTTGCGGAGGCGATAAAAGAAACCAGGAG CACCAACTCCTTCACACGATGA
- the ppm1ka gene encoding protein phosphatase 1K, mitochondrial → MSSPVLLNLLRCGRSSITRQTFLTVGGALLGVVGVRRASGSARFDSSAGVRPVTWDSFGIWDNKIEEPILLPSSIRYGRPIPQVGLSRVGSASVLGLRKQNEDRLRVARIHDNLQYFAVFDGHGGPHAADYCYTFMEKFIRDALEDEDDLEKVLKKAFLDVDKALHTHLSYFNNAFFLTAGTTATVAMLRDGVELVVGSVGDSRALLCRKGRANKLSRDHTPDLKEERLRVQRLGGFVTWNSAGVAHVNGRLAMTRSIGDFHLKSSGVIAEPDTQRLTVQHATDSFLALTTDGINFLLSDQEICDVINQCQDPTEAANIIAQQALQYGSEDNATIIVVPFASWGKRQCSPAVYSMSRNFASSGRWA, encoded by the exons ATGTCGTCTCCAGTTCTGCTCAACCTGCTGCGATGCGGTCGCTCCTCCATCACCAGACAAACCTTCCTCACC GTGGGCGGGGCTTTGCTCGGGGTGGTGGGCGTGCGGCGGGCCAGCGGGTCGGCTCGCTTCGACAGCAGCGCCGGCGTCCGGCCGGTCACCTGGGACTCATTCGGTATCTGGGACAACAAGATAGAAGAACCGATACTGCTGCCCTCCAGTATCAGATATGGGAGACCTATTCCACAG GTCGGTCTGTCCCGGGTCGGCAGTGCGTCTGTTTTGGGTCTCAGGAAGCAGAACGAGGACCGTCTCCGTGTGGCCCGTATCCACGACAACCTGCAGTACTTCGCCGTGTTCGACGGTCACGGCGGGCCGCACGCCGCCGACTACTGCTACACCTTCATGGAGAAGTTTATCAg AGATGCTCTGGAGGACGAAGACGACCTGGAGAAAGTTTTGAAGAAAGCTTTTTTAGACGTTGACAAAGcgctacacacacatctcagcTACTTTAACAACG CCTTCTTCCTGACCGCCGGCACCACGGCGACGGTTGCTATGCTACGTGACGGCGTGGAGCTGGTGGTCGGTAGCGTTGGCGACAGCCGAGCGTTGTTGTGCAGGAAGGGACGAGCCAACAAGCTCAGCAGAGATCACACACCGGACCTGAAGGAGGAGAGGCTCAG gGTCCAGAGGTTGGGAGGCTTTGTGACGTGGAACAGCGCCGGTGTGGCCCACGTCAACGGGCGCCTCGCTATGACTCGCAGCATCGGAGACTTCCACCTAAAAAGCAGCGGCGTCATCGCTGAGCCGGACACGCAGCGACTCACC GTCCAGCACGCCACCGACTCTTTCCTCGCTCTGACCACCGACGGCATCAACTTCCTGCTCAGCGACCAGGAGATCTGTGATGTCATCAACCAGTGCCAAGACCCAACAGAGGCTGCAAACATCATCGCTCAGCAG gcGTTGCAGTACGGCTCGGAGGACAACGCCACCATCATCGTTGTCCCGTTTGCATCCTGGGGGAAACGCCAGTGCTCCCCCGCCGTCTACAGCATGAGCCGAAACTTCGCTTCAAGTGGGAGATGGGCGTAA